A single window of Intrasporangium calvum DSM 43043 DNA harbors:
- a CDS encoding biotin transporter BioY yields MSPSPSPTRDLALTATFAGFIAVLGLVPAFSPFGFPVPITVQSLGIMIAGAVLGARRGAAAVLLFLFLVALGLPLLSGGRGGLGVFAGPSVGYLVGFPVAAFVIGALIVRRGAPYHTGHGLVAIVLGGIIVLYAIGVPATAWRAGISLPAAMAGSALFLVGDLAKAVLATLVAGAVHRGYPGLLPQRGTVAEHDRHVAFPDEPLTSARASSRTPRASA; encoded by the coding sequence ATGAGCCCGTCCCCGAGCCCCACTCGCGACCTCGCCCTGACCGCAACCTTCGCCGGCTTCATCGCCGTCCTCGGCCTCGTCCCGGCCTTCTCGCCGTTCGGCTTCCCGGTGCCCATCACGGTCCAGTCGCTCGGCATCATGATCGCCGGTGCGGTGCTCGGTGCCCGCCGTGGCGCGGCGGCCGTGCTCCTCTTCCTCTTCCTCGTCGCCCTCGGGCTCCCCCTGCTGTCCGGCGGGCGAGGTGGTCTCGGGGTCTTCGCCGGACCCAGCGTCGGCTACCTCGTCGGCTTCCCCGTCGCCGCGTTCGTCATCGGCGCACTCATCGTCCGGCGCGGCGCGCCCTACCACACCGGCCACGGCTTGGTCGCCATCGTCCTCGGCGGCATCATCGTCCTCTATGCGATTGGGGTGCCCGCCACCGCTTGGCGAGCTGGCATCAGCCTTCCTGCTGCCATGGCCGGCAGCGCCCTCTTCCTCGTCGGCGACCTGGCCAAGGCCGTCCTCGCCACTCTGGTGGCCGGCGCCGTGCATCGCGGCTACCCGGGGCTGTTGCCGCAGCGCGGCACAGTGGCGGAACACGACCGGCACGTCGCATTCCCGGACGAGCC
- a CDS encoding caspase family protein yields the protein MPTLHALLVGIDGYPEPVPPLVGCVNDVRAMAETLTARVPPGDLDLRVLTNEQATRAAVVDAIRSHLAGRGADSVALFYFSGHGSQQQAPPELWSVEPDRRNETIVLVDSRSPGGWDLADKELSGLFAGVAESVGHLLVVLDCCHSGDGTRDANGSVRLRLAPEDPRARPWDTFLPDASMPGPPDQRGPAPTRSAWSTRVGANHVLLAACRSGETAKELTVGGRCRGALSAALERALRDHSHELTYREIHRFVTAGVLGRVEAQHPQLETGDATDLDLAFLGGVLPARPMQLTLSRLPDGWSIDAGAVHGVPEPIGEDTTELAVYALGDETDGAPLAEAAVTSVLPDRSLVDVVPDLDPGFVYRAVVRTIPLKPLDVAIVGESAGTEALEAAAASADTTLIQVTGDPTMADLVVRALPAGFAITRPGVTRPLVPVVAGQHCEQRTITALERVARWLRLSSLGNPATRLSPGSMRVVVTSESGRLTEDGRLEIAYAGERAPTFTVTLTNTTPQPLWCALLDLTETYGIFTDAFPAGSTSLEAGTSRAVGLTGQLSDQLWEAGTVQVTDHLKIITSTLEFDPRSLEQPELDVDVAQAPPVVRRGGQPHSTLDRLLVRVATRSGTAAPPGAVADWRTDDLYVVTRRPAPD from the coding sequence GTGCCCACCCTCCATGCCCTCCTCGTCGGCATCGACGGCTACCCCGAGCCGGTGCCTCCCCTCGTCGGGTGCGTCAACGACGTGAGGGCGATGGCGGAGACGCTGACCGCGCGGGTGCCCCCGGGTGACCTCGACCTCCGTGTCCTCACCAACGAGCAGGCCACCCGAGCCGCCGTCGTCGACGCCATTCGCAGCCACCTCGCAGGACGGGGGGCCGACTCGGTCGCGCTCTTCTACTTCAGCGGTCACGGGTCCCAGCAGCAGGCGCCTCCGGAGTTGTGGAGCGTCGAGCCGGACCGGCGCAACGAGACGATCGTCCTCGTGGACAGCCGTTCTCCCGGTGGTTGGGACCTCGCCGACAAGGAGCTGAGCGGCCTGTTCGCGGGCGTGGCCGAGTCCGTCGGCCACCTCCTCGTGGTCCTGGACTGCTGCCACTCAGGAGACGGCACCCGGGACGCCAACGGCTCGGTCCGGTTGCGTCTGGCACCCGAGGACCCGCGGGCCCGCCCCTGGGACACCTTCCTGCCCGATGCCTCCATGCCCGGGCCGCCTGACCAGCGTGGTCCTGCCCCGACGCGCAGCGCGTGGTCGACCCGCGTCGGGGCGAACCACGTCCTCCTCGCTGCATGCCGTTCCGGGGAGACCGCCAAGGAGCTCACTGTCGGCGGTCGTTGTCGTGGCGCGCTCTCGGCGGCCCTCGAGCGAGCCCTCCGCGACCACAGCCACGAGCTGACCTACCGCGAGATCCACCGGTTCGTCACCGCCGGCGTGCTGGGAAGGGTGGAGGCCCAGCACCCGCAGCTCGAGACGGGGGACGCGACAGACCTGGACCTCGCCTTCCTCGGTGGGGTCCTGCCGGCCCGTCCCATGCAGCTGACCCTGAGCCGCCTCCCCGACGGCTGGAGCATCGATGCCGGCGCGGTGCACGGTGTGCCGGAGCCGATCGGGGAGGACACGACCGAGCTCGCGGTCTATGCGCTCGGCGACGAGACGGATGGCGCCCCGCTCGCCGAGGCCGCCGTGACCTCCGTGCTGCCCGACCGGTCGCTGGTCGACGTCGTGCCCGACCTCGACCCGGGGTTCGTCTACCGAGCGGTCGTCAGGACGATCCCCCTGAAGCCACTCGACGTCGCGATCGTCGGAGAGTCTGCCGGCACCGAGGCCCTGGAGGCCGCCGCGGCCTCGGCTGACACGACGCTGATCCAGGTGACGGGCGACCCGACGATGGCCGACCTGGTGGTGCGCGCGTTGCCGGCCGGCTTCGCCATCACCCGGCCCGGAGTCACCCGCCCTCTCGTACCCGTCGTGGCGGGGCAGCACTGCGAGCAGCGCACCATCACCGCCCTCGAGCGGGTGGCGCGATGGCTCCGGCTCTCGTCCCTCGGCAACCCCGCGACCCGGCTCTCTCCCGGCTCGATGCGGGTCGTGGTCACGTCGGAGTCCGGGCGACTCACCGAGGACGGCCGGCTCGAGATCGCGTACGCCGGCGAGCGGGCACCGACCTTCACCGTCACCCTCACCAACACGACGCCGCAGCCCCTCTGGTGCGCGCTGCTCGACCTCACCGAGACGTACGGCATCTTCACGGACGCCTTCCCGGCCGGGTCGACCAGTCTCGAGGCGGGCACCTCGAGAGCCGTCGGACTCACCGGTCAGCTGTCGGACCAGCTGTGGGAGGCAGGCACGGTGCAGGTGACCGACCACCTCAAGATCATCACGAGCACCCTCGAGTTCGACCCGCGCTCCCTCGAGCAGCCCGAGCTGGACGTGGATGTCGCCCAGGCTCCACCGGTCGTGCGGCGAGGCGGGCAACCGCACTCGACCCTGGACCGGCTGCTGGTGCGGGTCGCGACGCGGAGCGGGACGGCCGCCCCCCCGGGCGCGGTGGCCGACTGGCGCACCGACGACCTCTACGTCGTGACGAGGCGGCCGGCGCCCGACTGA
- a CDS encoding CHAT domain-containing protein, whose product MERDYLDFEVSIENTSAGQGARVTSSPAGTGTATFVLPFTAVELAQFMTAVGPPRIASRRLVPAETRVTDVREYGKRLGDALFAGEVDRLFRESLSSAKQQGLGLRVRLALDAAPDLEPVPWEYLYDSELGRFLTLSSQTPIVRSLDALDVPAAVRVAAPLRVLVMISSPSDLPQLAVAHEEELLRATTADLVASGRLELVVLTEATLTGLQRALLDTFHVFHFIGHGGFDQGADEGVLVLEREDGTGHRVGASRLGTLLHDANGMQLVVLNACEGARTSGRDAFSGVAQAIVRQGLPSVVAMQTEISDRAALVFSHEFYYFLTRGLPIDAAICEVRKAMATSDESAEWGTAVLVRSGSGQPFDVSALGRTAEPAPEGRLESLYAAAQSSLGSATPEAAVPILEQIASERPDYADVTTLLEAVKGGPGAAPPEGPVSAARRAEVARAAVARQAEAARREEEARQAEEARAQRDLLEPEREQQDRSARGRAPGGSSRAAGRIRPARVVRVVLWLVVLGAGFLAWRLLPTLMQRAEPLVDLACGSPAASAPPRTSFSVGCAPVAPVVDGEFDDWRSVTTHPVTAVVDRRGGVRDGLSSTWKMLWDKDALFLYAAVTDSRLTAVRTSDPGSFWTGDGVSFEFGPDPRPLGANDPLRPGRDLHVLIGLVDDGNRGARAAINRVSKGRFAAGDDEPSIVVARRDTADGYQLEARVPWRTLGLSIAPARGTVVGMNLNVSDAERAGTLKAMLSSNPDRTARAQNHPAQWQTVLLADAG is encoded by the coding sequence GTGGAACGCGACTATCTCGACTTCGAGGTCTCCATCGAGAACACGTCGGCCGGGCAGGGGGCCCGGGTGACGAGCTCGCCTGCCGGTACGGGCACCGCCACATTCGTCCTGCCGTTCACGGCGGTGGAGCTCGCCCAGTTCATGACAGCCGTCGGGCCACCACGGATCGCCTCGCGCCGGCTCGTTCCGGCCGAGACCCGGGTCACCGATGTCCGGGAGTACGGCAAACGCCTGGGTGACGCCCTGTTCGCCGGAGAGGTCGACCGGCTCTTCCGGGAGAGCCTCTCGAGCGCGAAGCAGCAGGGTCTGGGCCTTCGGGTGCGCCTCGCCCTCGACGCCGCTCCGGACCTCGAGCCGGTCCCGTGGGAGTACCTCTACGACAGCGAGCTCGGGCGGTTCCTCACCCTGTCCTCCCAGACGCCGATCGTCCGCTCCCTCGACGCGCTGGACGTGCCGGCCGCGGTCCGGGTCGCTGCCCCGCTGCGGGTGCTCGTCATGATCTCGAGCCCGTCGGACCTGCCCCAGCTCGCCGTGGCGCACGAGGAGGAGCTGCTGCGGGCGACGACCGCAGACCTCGTCGCGAGCGGCCGGCTCGAGCTCGTCGTCCTGACGGAAGCGACGCTTACCGGCCTCCAGCGGGCTCTGCTCGACACCTTCCACGTCTTCCACTTCATCGGCCACGGCGGTTTCGACCAGGGCGCCGACGAGGGGGTGCTCGTCCTGGAACGTGAGGACGGGACCGGCCATCGAGTCGGCGCGTCACGACTCGGGACCCTGCTCCACGACGCCAACGGCATGCAGCTCGTGGTGCTCAACGCCTGTGAGGGTGCGCGGACGAGCGGGCGCGACGCGTTCTCCGGCGTCGCCCAGGCCATCGTGCGCCAGGGCCTGCCGTCCGTCGTCGCCATGCAGACGGAGATCTCCGACCGGGCGGCGCTCGTCTTCAGCCACGAGTTCTACTACTTCCTGACCCGTGGCCTGCCCATCGATGCGGCGATCTGCGAGGTCCGCAAGGCGATGGCCACGTCCGACGAGTCGGCGGAGTGGGGGACGGCCGTGCTCGTCAGGTCGGGGTCGGGTCAGCCGTTCGACGTGTCGGCCCTGGGGAGGACCGCGGAGCCGGCACCCGAAGGACGCCTGGAGTCGCTCTACGCGGCAGCCCAGTCGTCGCTGGGATCGGCCACGCCCGAAGCCGCTGTGCCGATCCTCGAGCAGATCGCCTCGGAACGCCCCGACTACGCAGACGTCACGACGCTCCTCGAAGCCGTCAAGGGCGGGCCGGGCGCTGCGCCACCCGAGGGCCCGGTCAGCGCCGCTCGCCGGGCCGAGGTGGCGCGGGCGGCTGTGGCCCGCCAGGCGGAGGCAGCCCGCCGCGAGGAGGAAGCCCGCCAGGCGGAGGAGGCGAGGGCGCAACGCGACCTCCTGGAGCCCGAGCGCGAGCAGCAGGACCGCAGTGCGCGCGGTCGGGCACCGGGCGGTTCCTCCAGAGCTGCCGGGCGGATCCGCCCGGCGCGGGTGGTCAGAGTCGTCCTGTGGCTGGTCGTCCTCGGGGCCGGGTTCCTCGCCTGGCGGTTGCTGCCCACCCTGATGCAGCGCGCCGAGCCCTTGGTCGACCTCGCCTGCGGGTCCCCGGCAGCATCGGCACCACCGCGGACCTCCTTCAGTGTGGGGTGCGCCCCGGTGGCTCCGGTCGTCGACGGAGAGTTCGACGACTGGCGGTCGGTGACGACCCACCCCGTCACCGCCGTCGTCGATCGCCGAGGCGGGGTTCGCGACGGACTCTCGAGCACGTGGAAGATGCTGTGGGACAAGGACGCGCTCTTCCTCTACGCGGCCGTCACGGACTCCCGGCTGACCGCCGTGCGGACGTCTGACCCAGGGAGCTTCTGGACCGGGGACGGCGTGTCGTTCGAGTTCGGCCCGGACCCGAGGCCGCTCGGTGCGAACGACCCACTGCGTCCAGGTCGTGACCTCCATGTCCTCATCGGCCTGGTGGACGACGGCAACCGAGGGGCGCGGGCGGCCATCAACCGGGTGAGCAAGGGACGCTTCGCGGCCGGTGACGACGAACCGTCGATCGTCGTGGCCCGCCGCGACACGGCTGACGGCTACCAGCTCGAGGCTCGGGTGCCGTGGAGGACCTTGGGACTCAGCATCGCACCAGCGCGGGGGACGGTCGTCGGGATGAACCTCAACGTCAGTGACGCGGAACGGGCCGGCACGTTGAAGGCGATGCTGAGCAGCAACCCGGACCGGACAGCGCGCGCGCAGAACCACCCTGCGCAGTGGCAGACCGTCCTCCTCGCGGACGCGGGCTGA
- a CDS encoding YgjV family protein, with amino-acid sequence MHGWWLEAAGWVGSAVLVWSLLQTELRRLRLINLVGCIVLIGYNLVVGVWPMVGLNVVLAVINVVHLVGMSRHRHDAASYAVLEVAGDDEYLRHVLRVHEGDIRRYNPSFVHDPFTGDPSYLVLRGDATVGVVLIRDLGDGRAQLLLDYVTPPYRDLSPGEFVFGPQGPFRAHGFRRVLTPRDMVDPYYERLGFRREGDAYVV; translated from the coding sequence ATGCACGGTTGGTGGCTCGAGGCGGCGGGGTGGGTCGGCTCCGCCGTCCTCGTCTGGTCGCTCCTCCAGACCGAGCTGCGACGCCTGCGGCTCATCAACCTCGTCGGCTGCATCGTCCTCATCGGCTACAACCTCGTCGTCGGGGTGTGGCCGATGGTGGGCCTCAATGTCGTCCTGGCCGTGATCAACGTGGTGCACCTGGTCGGGATGTCGCGGCACCGGCACGACGCGGCCTCCTACGCCGTGCTCGAGGTGGCCGGCGATGACGAGTACCTCCGGCACGTCCTGCGCGTCCACGAGGGCGACATCCGCCGCTACAACCCGAGTTTCGTCCACGACCCGTTCACGGGGGACCCGTCCTACCTCGTCCTCAGGGGCGACGCGACGGTCGGGGTCGTGCTCATCCGTGATCTCGGTGACGGGCGGGCCCAGCTGCTCCTCGACTACGTCACCCCGCCCTACCGCGACCTGTCCCCGGGAGAGTTCGTCTTCGGGCCGCAGGGGCCGTTTCGGGCGCACGGCTTCCGAAGGGTCCTCACGCCGCGCGACATGGTCGATCCGTACTACGAGCGTCTCGGCTTCCGCAGGGAGGGCGACGCCTACGTCGTGTGA
- a CDS encoding thioesterase family protein: protein MPMRQFQHTVTPDDTAAKLGTGDLDVVATPRLVEWCESAAFQVCQHSVDANHTTVGTMVKFEHIKGSQVGSEVTVHCAEPINDGRRLVCFVSIKDAEGDELGHGEVHRAIVDPDRFMTRCRKLV, encoded by the coding sequence ATGCCAATGCGCCAGTTCCAGCACACGGTGACCCCGGACGACACGGCAGCGAAGCTCGGCACGGGTGACCTGGACGTGGTCGCCACGCCCCGGCTCGTCGAGTGGTGCGAGAGCGCCGCCTTCCAGGTGTGCCAGCACTCCGTCGACGCCAACCACACCACGGTCGGCACCATGGTCAAGTTCGAGCACATCAAGGGCAGCCAGGTCGGGAGCGAGGTGACGGTCCACTGTGCCGAGCCGATCAACGACGGCCGCCGCCTCGTCTGCTTCGTCAGCATCAAGGACGCCGAGGGCGACGAGCTCGGCCACGGGGAGGTCCACCGGGCGATCGTCGACCCCGACCGTTTCATGACGCGGTGCCGCAAGCTCGTCTGA
- a CDS encoding lysoplasmalogenase family protein: protein METHVMVLAVAVAFTAALSWFAIARGDHVVDVITRPTFPVLLGGLAWSLATGTGGAEVPVAGGPVAVLQPVLVALALQLVVDALLLTATERRYLLALWVSVLAHIAWAWAVVSSPGSAGFRWWVPLALLGLGVLHGRWGRDVVRFSGRQRGLVLLQLLSLAVLVVVAAWQQDREVLGGSGLLLASYLLLGHDRFVRERRWAPVLVLVLYHSALALLVVGLLGATASG from the coding sequence GTGGAGACCCATGTCATGGTTCTCGCGGTGGCGGTCGCCTTCACGGCGGCCCTGAGCTGGTTCGCCATCGCGCGAGGGGACCATGTCGTCGACGTCATCACCCGGCCGACCTTCCCGGTCCTCCTCGGCGGGCTGGCCTGGTCCCTGGCAACGGGGACCGGCGGGGCGGAGGTCCCCGTCGCCGGCGGTCCGGTCGCGGTCCTGCAGCCCGTCCTCGTGGCGCTCGCGCTCCAGCTGGTCGTCGACGCGCTGCTGCTCACCGCGACCGAGCGGCGCTACCTGCTGGCGCTCTGGGTCTCGGTGCTCGCGCACATCGCGTGGGCGTGGGCCGTCGTCTCCTCGCCGGGCTCGGCCGGGTTCCGCTGGTGGGTTCCCCTCGCCCTCCTCGGGCTGGGTGTCCTGCACGGCCGGTGGGGGCGGGACGTCGTCCGGTTCTCGGGACGGCAGCGCGGCCTGGTCCTGCTGCAGCTGCTCTCCCTCGCGGTCCTCGTGGTCGTGGCCGCCTGGCAGCAGGATCGCGAGGTCCTCGGTGGGTCCGGTCTCCTGCTGGCCTCGTACCTCCTGCTGGGCCACGACCGCTTCGTGCGGGAACGGCGGTGGGCGCCCGTCCTCGTCCTCGTCCTCTACCACTCGGCCCTGGCGCTGCTCGTCGTCGGGCTGCTCGGAGCCACCGCATCCGGCTGA
- a CDS encoding leucine--tRNA ligase translates to MSEQTQTNETPFRYTAAMAAAIEVAWQDRWEEQGTFDAPNPAGPWAQPDEVAQRGEKLVVLDMFPYPSGAGLHVGHPLGYIATDVYSRLHRMLGKNVLHALGYDAFGLPAEQFAVQTGQHPRKTTEENMTVMRRQLRRLGLGFDNRRTFATIDENYYKWTQWIFLQIWDAWYDEDAERPDGGRGRARPISELVEELESGRRAVLTEDGRPWSELTATEKAEELDGHRLAYRSEAPVNWCPGLGTVLSNEEVTNEGRSERGNFPVFRRNLSQWMMRITAYADRLADDLDRVDWPEKVKLMQRNWIGRSQGARVRFPVVTVAGDKTDIEVFTTRPDTLFGATFMVIAPEHPLVDRLVPEGDWPDGTHEDWRGADPVAAATPRSAVAAYQLAASRKGDVERQTEGKDKTGVFTGSWATNPLNGEAIPVFVADYVLMGYGTGAIMAVPGHDVRDFEYATKFSLPIRRVVAPSVEEADGPLEEAFVGAGLAVNSANDHVDLNGLALDEAKERIIEALERDGIGEGAVTYRIRDWLFSRQRYWGEPFPIMFDEDGVSYPVLEDELPLTLPEVPDYSPKTFDPDDATSSPEPPLSRVPEWVNVEADLGDGRGMRRFRRETNTMPNWAGSCWYYFRYLDPANDEKFVDPANEAYWLAKQAAPVAGAPAGTLDPGGVDLYVGGVEHAVLHLLYARFWHKVLFDLGHVQSEEPFRKYFSQGYIQAYAYTDSRGQYVPAAEVEEQPGAQGAESTFSWRGEPVNREYGKIGKSLKNSVSPDEMYDAYGADTFRLYEMSMGPLELSKPWETRAVVGSQRFLQRLWRNVVDEVTGDVRVADIAPDQALTTQLHRTIAGVREDFEGLRFNTAIAKLIELNNAVTKLDVPPREVMEALVLMIAPVAPHIAEELWSRLGHPGGVSYVPFPVSDASKIVEEQVTCVIQIKGKVRDRVEVPPDISEDDLRELALSREKVRVATESGIRTVIVRAPKLVNVVPL, encoded by the coding sequence ATGAGCGAGCAGACGCAGACCAACGAGACGCCGTTCCGCTACACCGCCGCGATGGCCGCGGCCATCGAGGTCGCCTGGCAGGACAGGTGGGAGGAGCAGGGCACGTTCGACGCGCCGAACCCGGCCGGTCCCTGGGCGCAGCCGGACGAGGTGGCGCAGCGCGGGGAGAAGCTCGTCGTCCTCGACATGTTCCCCTATCCCTCCGGAGCAGGCCTCCACGTCGGTCACCCGCTCGGCTACATCGCGACCGACGTCTACTCGCGCCTCCACCGGATGCTCGGCAAGAACGTCCTCCACGCGCTCGGCTACGACGCGTTCGGGCTGCCGGCCGAGCAGTTCGCCGTGCAGACGGGACAGCACCCGAGGAAGACGACCGAGGAGAACATGACCGTCATGCGGCGCCAGCTGCGCCGACTCGGTCTGGGCTTCGACAACCGCCGCACCTTCGCGACGATCGACGAGAACTACTACAAGTGGACCCAGTGGATCTTCCTCCAGATCTGGGACGCGTGGTACGACGAGGACGCCGAGCGGCCCGACGGCGGCCGGGGCAGGGCGCGACCGATCAGCGAGCTCGTCGAGGAGCTCGAGTCGGGGCGTCGGGCCGTGCTCACCGAGGACGGCCGCCCGTGGTCCGAGCTGACGGCCACCGAGAAGGCCGAGGAGCTCGACGGCCACCGCCTGGCCTACCGGTCCGAGGCCCCGGTCAACTGGTGCCCCGGACTCGGGACCGTCCTGTCCAACGAGGAGGTCACCAACGAGGGCCGCTCCGAGCGCGGCAACTTCCCGGTCTTCCGTCGCAACCTGTCCCAGTGGATGATGCGGATCACGGCGTACGCCGACCGTCTCGCCGACGACCTCGACCGGGTCGACTGGCCCGAGAAGGTCAAGCTCATGCAGCGCAACTGGATCGGGCGGTCCCAGGGTGCGCGCGTGCGGTTCCCCGTCGTCACCGTTGCCGGCGACAAGACCGACATCGAGGTCTTCACCACTCGCCCGGACACCCTCTTCGGTGCGACCTTCATGGTGATCGCCCCGGAGCACCCGCTCGTGGACCGCCTGGTGCCCGAAGGTGACTGGCCAGACGGCACGCACGAGGACTGGCGCGGAGCCGATCCCGTTGCCGCGGCGACCCCGCGCTCCGCGGTCGCCGCCTACCAGCTCGCGGCCTCGCGCAAGGGAGACGTCGAGCGGCAGACCGAGGGCAAGGACAAGACCGGCGTCTTCACCGGCAGCTGGGCGACCAACCCGCTGAACGGAGAGGCGATCCCCGTCTTCGTCGCCGACTACGTCCTCATGGGCTACGGCACCGGCGCGATCATGGCGGTCCCCGGCCATGACGTGCGCGACTTCGAGTACGCCACGAAGTTCTCCCTCCCGATCCGCCGGGTCGTCGCCCCCTCGGTCGAGGAGGCCGACGGGCCGCTCGAGGAGGCCTTCGTCGGCGCGGGGTTGGCGGTCAACTCCGCCAACGACCACGTCGACCTCAACGGTCTGGCGCTCGACGAGGCCAAGGAGCGCATCATCGAGGCGCTCGAGCGCGACGGGATCGGCGAGGGCGCGGTCACCTACCGGATCCGCGACTGGCTCTTCAGCCGGCAGCGCTACTGGGGAGAGCCGTTCCCGATCATGTTCGACGAGGACGGGGTGTCGTACCCAGTTCTCGAGGACGAGCTGCCGCTGACCCTGCCGGAGGTGCCGGACTACAGCCCGAAGACCTTCGACCCGGACGACGCGACGAGCAGCCCGGAGCCGCCGCTCTCGCGCGTGCCGGAGTGGGTCAACGTCGAGGCCGACCTCGGGGACGGTCGCGGGATGCGACGCTTCCGCCGCGAGACCAACACCATGCCCAACTGGGCGGGGTCGTGCTGGTACTACTTCCGCTACCTCGACCCGGCCAATGACGAGAAGTTCGTCGACCCGGCCAACGAGGCGTACTGGCTGGCGAAGCAGGCGGCTCCCGTTGCTGGCGCGCCGGCCGGCACCCTGGACCCCGGCGGCGTCGACCTCTACGTCGGCGGCGTCGAGCATGCGGTCCTGCACCTGCTCTACGCGCGGTTCTGGCACAAGGTGCTCTTCGACCTCGGCCACGTCCAGAGCGAGGAGCCGTTCCGCAAGTACTTCTCCCAAGGCTACATCCAGGCGTACGCCTACACCGACAGCCGTGGACAGTACGTGCCGGCCGCCGAGGTGGAGGAGCAGCCGGGTGCGCAGGGTGCCGAGTCGACGTTCAGCTGGCGGGGGGAGCCGGTCAACCGGGAGTACGGCAAGATCGGCAAGTCGCTGAAGAACTCCGTGAGCCCCGACGAGATGTACGACGCCTACGGCGCCGACACGTTCCGGCTCTACGAGATGTCGATGGGCCCGCTCGAGCTGTCCAAGCCGTGGGAGACGCGCGCCGTCGTCGGGTCGCAGCGCTTCCTGCAACGCTTGTGGCGCAACGTGGTCGACGAGGTCACGGGTGACGTCCGCGTCGCTGACATCGCTCCCGACCAGGCCCTGACGACGCAGCTGCACCGCACCATCGCGGGCGTGCGCGAGGACTTCGAGGGCCTGCGCTTCAACACGGCGATCGCCAAGCTGATCGAGCTCAACAACGCCGTGACCAAGCTCGACGTGCCGCCTCGCGAGGTCATGGAGGCGCTCGTCCTGATGATCGCGCCCGTGGCGCCGCACATCGCCGAGGAGCTGTGGTCCAGGCTCGGTCACCCGGGCGGGGTGTCCTACGTGCCGTTCCCCGTGAGCGACGCGTCCAAGATCGTGGAGGAGCAGGTCACCTGCGTCATCCAGATCAAGGGCAAGGTCCGGGACCGCGTCGAGGTGCCGCCGGACATCAGCGAGGACGACCTGCGGGAGCTCGCCCTGTCGCGAGAGAAGGTCAGGGTGGCCACCGAGAGCGGGATCCGCACCGTGATCGTGCGGGCGCCCAAGCTCGTCAACGTCGTCCCGCTCTGA
- a CDS encoding DegV family protein: protein MPTVTTEGSRPTDRLGDRLGELVGQRLRRWSRNRAADLAREEAEPPRVDVRLVTDSTAYLPEDLVTEHRIEVVPLHVVVAGREHVEGRDITAAQVAAALNEYTIVTTSRPSPAVFAEVYSRLAAEGATHVVSVHLSSQMSGTYEAATLAAAEASVPVVAIDSETIGMAMGFAVIAGAERASRGGGLESVLAAVNSRLGPSSVTFYVHTLEHLRRGGRIGAASALLGSALAIKPILSVRDGRIVPVEKVRTSARAIARLVALAVEQAEASGVAVDIAVHHLDSADRAEAVATQLRERVRGARSVLVLELGAVVGAHVGPGTVAVAVSPRPGDVLEPQDAGVDPL, encoded by the coding sequence GTGCCCACGGTGACCACCGAGGGCTCCCGGCCGACCGACCGCCTGGGCGACCGGCTGGGCGAGCTGGTCGGCCAGCGGTTGCGCCGCTGGTCGAGGAACCGGGCCGCCGACCTGGCTCGCGAGGAGGCGGAGCCGCCTCGGGTCGACGTGCGGCTCGTCACCGACTCGACGGCCTACCTGCCCGAGGACCTGGTGACGGAGCACCGGATCGAGGTGGTCCCGCTCCACGTCGTCGTCGCGGGCCGCGAGCACGTCGAGGGTCGTGACATCACGGCCGCACAGGTCGCCGCCGCATTGAACGAGTACACCATCGTCACGACCTCACGTCCGAGCCCCGCCGTCTTCGCTGAGGTGTACTCCCGGCTCGCCGCCGAGGGCGCCACCCACGTGGTGTCGGTGCACCTGTCCAGCCAGATGTCCGGCACCTATGAGGCGGCCACGCTCGCCGCCGCGGAGGCGTCGGTGCCCGTCGTCGCGATCGACAGCGAGACGATCGGCATGGCGATGGGCTTCGCCGTCATCGCGGGGGCCGAGCGCGCCTCGCGGGGCGGTGGCCTCGAGTCGGTGCTCGCCGCGGTGAACTCACGCCTCGGACCGTCGTCGGTGACCTTCTACGTCCACACCCTCGAGCACCTGCGTCGCGGCGGCCGGATCGGCGCAGCGTCAGCCCTGCTCGGCTCAGCGCTCGCGATCAAGCCGATCCTCTCGGTGCGCGACGGTCGAATCGTCCCCGTCGAGAAGGTCCGGACGTCGGCTCGGGCCATCGCCCGCCTCGTCGCGCTCGCGGTCGAGCAGGCCGAGGCGTCGGGCGTGGCGGTCGACATCGCCGTGCACCACCTCGACTCCGCCGACCGGGCCGAGGCGGTCGCGACGCAGCTCCGCGAACGGGTCCGGGGCGCCCGGTCGGTCCTCGTCCTCGAGCTCGGGGCCGTCGTCGGCGCTCACGTCGGGCCCGGCACCGTGGCGGTCGCCGTGTCCCCGCGGCCCGGGGACGTGCTCGAGCCGCAGGACGCCGGGGTCGACCCGCTGTGA